One window of the Cryptomeria japonica chromosome 7, Sugi_1.0, whole genome shotgun sequence genome contains the following:
- the LOC131057442 gene encoding GDSL esterase/lipase At2g42990 gives MGYTNGSLYISLMILCTYVCTGKAIEAKVSALFTFGDSIVDPGNNNFIPTIARANAPPYGQDFPDRMATGRFSNGKLSTDFISAELGLKDTVPPFLDPNLNTQDLLTGVSFASAGTGFDNLTAQVVSAIPVLKQVEYFEEYRARLVDLVGEENSSNIIGEAIFLCVAGSNDFLENYYSLPNRRAQFSLEQYRDFLINIYLTFIEDLYKLGGRKFAMYGLPPMGCVPLERTLYGQSISGCVEIYNQAALSYNTQLMSTISTLNTSLPDIKAVYVDIYNSSLDIIENPSKYGFETSSRGCCGTGLIETGTTTCNSATPVTCSDSDKFYFWDSVHPTQRGYQITGHEAFQKYISKLL, from the exons ATGGGTTATACCAACGGCAGTTTGTATATTTCTCTTATGATCTTGTGCACGTATGTCTGTACAGGCAAAGCCATTGAAGCCAAAGTTTCTGCTCTCTTCACATTTGGGGACTCAATCGTGGATCCGGGAAACAACAACTTCATACCCACAATTGCTAGGGCCAATGCTCCTCCATATGGCCAAGATTTTCCTGATCGCATGGCTACAGGTCGCTTTAGCAATGGCAAACTCTCTACGGATTTCATAT CTGCAGAGCTTGGTCTGAAGGACACGGTGCCGCCATTTTTAGACCCCAATTTGAATACCCAAGACCTTCTCACAGGCGTCAGctttgcttctgctggaactggaTTCGACAACCTCACCGCGCAAGTAGTT AGTGCGATACCAGTCTTGAAACAagtggaatactttgaagagtataGGGCTCGCTTGGTAGATCTGGTGGGTGAGGAAAATTCTTCCAATATAATTGGGGAAGCTATATTTCTGTGCGTTGCAGGTTCCAACGATTTCTTGGAGAACTATTATTCCCTTCCCAATAGACGAGCTCAATTCAGCCTTGAACAGTACCGAGACTTTCTGATTAACATATACCTCACTTTCATCGAG GATCTGTACAAGCTTGGCGGCCGGAAATTTGCTATGTATGGTCTACCCCCGATGGGATGCGTGCCCCTCGAGAGAACTTTATATGGGCAATCAATTTCGGGATGTGTTGAGATATATAACCAGGCTGCACTTTCTTACAATACACAACTCATGTCAACCATCAGTACATTGAATACTAGCCTTCCTGACATTAAAGCAGTTTATGTAGACATCTACAACAGTTCCTTGGATATTATTGAAAATCCCTCCAAATATG GGTTTGAGACATCCAGCAGAGGATGCTGTGGAACAGGATTAATCGAGACAGGAACAACAACCTGCAATTCCGCAACTCCGGTGACTTGTTCAGATTCAGACAAGTTTTATTTTTGGGACTCTGTTCATCCTACGCAGAGAGGGTATCAAATCACTGGACACGAGGCGTTTCAGAAGTATATTTCAAAACTTCTGTAA